The Streptomyces sp. NBC_00459 DNA segment CGTCTGGACGACGACGCCCTGGACGCTGGTCTCCAACACCGCCGTCGCCGCCCACCCCGACGTCACCTACGTGGTGGCGACGAACGGTTCGCCCGACGGCGAGAAGCTCGTCGTCGCCGAGCCGCTCCTCACCAAGGCGCTCGGCGAGGAGTGGCAGCCCACCGGCCAGACCTTCACCGGCGCCGAGATGGAGCGCTGGTCCTATCAACGTCCGTTCGAGCTGGTCGAGTTCCCGGCGGACGTGCCCACCCACTACGTGGTGAACGCGGACTACGTGACGACCGAGGACGGTACGGGTCTGGTCCACCAGTCCCCCGCCTTCGGTGAGGAAGACCTCAAGGTGTGCCGCGCGTACGGCCTGCCGGTCGTGAACCCCGTCCGCCCGGACGGCACCTTCGAGGAGGACGTCCCCCTCGTGGGCGGCGTCTTCTTCAAGAAGGCGGACGAAAAGCTCACGGAGGACCTCCAGCAGCGCGGCCTGCTCTTCAAGCACATCCCGTACGAGCACAGCTACCCGCACTGCTGGCGCTGCCACACCGCGCTCCTCTACTACGCGCAGCCGTCCTGGTACATCCGCACCACGGCCGTCAAGGACCGGCTCCTCCAGGAGAACGAGAAGACCAACTGGTTCCCGGACACCGTCAAGAACGGCCGGTACGGCGACTGGCTGAACAACAACATCGACTGGGCGCTCTCCCGCAACCGCTACTGGGGCACCCCGCTCCCGATCTGGCGCTGCGAGGAGGACCACCTCACGGTCGTCGGCTCCCGCGCGGAGCTGACCCAGCTCACGGGCACCGACCAGTCGGACCTGGACCCGCACCGCCCGTTCATCGACGCGGTCACCTTCGTCTGTCCCCAGGGCGACTGCGGACAGACGGCCACGCGCGTGCCGGAGGTCATCGACGCCTGGTACGACTCGGGTTCGATGCCGTTCGCGCAGTGGGGGTACCCGTACAAGAACAAGGAACTGTTCGAGTCCCGCTACCCGGCGCAGTTCATCAGCGAGGCCATCGACCAGACACGCGGCTGGTTCTACACGCTGATGGCGGTCGGCACGCTCGTCTTCGACAAGTCGTCCTACGAGAACGTGGTCTGCCTCGGCCACATCCTCGCCGAGGACGGCCGCAAGATGTCCAAGCACCTGGGCAACACCCTCGACCCGATCCCGCTGATGGACCGGCACGGCGCGGACGCTGTGCGCTGGTTCATGGCGGCCGGCGGTTCCCCGTGGGCGGCCCGCCGTGTCGGCCACGGCACCATCCAGGAGGTCGTCCGCAAGACGCTCCTCACGTACTGGAACACGGTCGCCTTCCAGGCCCTGTACGCGCGCACGTCGAACTGGGCCCCCTCCGCGGCGGACCCGGCCCCGGCCGACCGCCCGGTCCTGGACCGCTGGCTGCTGTCCGAACTGCACGCGCTCACCGACCAGGTGACGCAGGCTCTGGAGTCGTACGACACCCAGCGCGCCGGCAAGCTCCTGTCGGCGTTCGTCGACGACCTGTCCAACTGGTACGTACGCCGGTCCCGGCGCCGCTTCTGGCAGGGCGACAAGGCCGCGCTGCGCACCCTGCACGAGGTCGTCGAGACGGTCACCAAGCTGATGGCCCCGCTGACCCCGTTCATCACCGAGCGGGTCTGGCAGGACCTGGTGGTACCGGTGACCCCGGGCGCCCCCGAATCCGTCCATCTGACCTCCTGGCCCGAGGCGGACCTGTCCGCGATCGACCCGGAGCTGTCGAAGCAGATGGTGCTCGTACGGCGGCTGGTCGAGCTCGGCCGTGCCACGCGCGCGGAGTCGGGCGTGAAGACGCGCCAGCCGCTGTCCCGCGCGCTCGTTGCGGCGGCCGGTTTCGACACCCTGGACCGCGAACTGCACGCGCAGATCACGGAGGAGCTGAACGTCAGCTCCCTCGCGTCCCTCTCCGAAGTCGGCGGCTCGCTGGTCGACACCACGGCCAAGGCCAACTTCCGTGCCCTGGGCAAGCGGTTCGGCAAGCGCGTCCAGGACGTCGCGAAGGCCGTCGCGAACGCCGACGCGGCCTCGCTGTCCCTCGCCCTGCGCGCGGGCACGGCGTCGGTCGAGGTCGACGGCGAGACGGTCACCCTGGCCCCGGACGAGGTCATCATCACGGAGACCCCGCGCGAGGGCTGGTCGGTGGCGTCCGACTCGGGCGCGACGGTCGCCCTCGACCTGGAGATCACGGAGGAGCTGCGTCAGGCGGGCCTCGCCCGGGACGCGATCCGGCTGATCCAGGAGGCCCGCAAGAACAGCGGCCTCGACGTGGCCGACCGCATCGCGCTCCGCTGGACGTCCACGGACCCGGCGGTCACCGCGGCCCTGACCGAGCACTCGGGTCTGATCGCCGACGAGGTCCTGGCAACGGACTTCGCCGGCAGTGAGGCGGACGACACCTACGGGGACCCGTTCACGGACGAGGGCCTGTCGCTGACGTTCCGCCTGCGCAAGGCATAACCGAGGCAGCGCACACAGCACATACGAAGGCCCGGTTCCACCGACCGACTCGGCGGAACCGGGCCTTCGGCGTCACGGGCACGGAAGCGGTCACGCAAAAGGGCGGGGCCCCGGAAGAAAATCCGGGGCCCCGCCCTGAACGCCGACGACGCCTAAGGCGTACTAAAGGCCGTCAGTTGTCGTCCTCGTCGATCAGAAAGCCGCGCATCGGTGAGGGAGCCTGACCCATCGGAGACGGGCCCTGCGGCCGGACCGGAGCCATGGGCTGGGTCATGGCCGGGGACATCTGCTGCTGGCCGCCGTAGGACTGGGCGCCCGGGCCGGGACCACCCATGCCCTGGTTGCCGCCGTACGACGGGGCACCGGCGCCGGCCGGAGCCATCGAGGGCGCCGGGGACGGCGGCAGGGAAGCCGTGGCAGGAGTACGCGGCGGAGCCAGCGAGTCGTCGGCCTGGGTCTCCAGCTGACGCAGCTGCGACTCCAGGTAGGACTTCAGGCGGGTGCGGTACTCGCGCTCGAAGCCGCGCAGATCCTCGACCTTGCGCTCCAGCGTGGCGCGGGCGGACTCCAGGGAGCCCATCGCGACGCGGTGCTTCTCCTGGGCGTCCCGCTCAAGAGCATCGGCCTTGGCGCGGGCGTCGCGCTCCAGGCCCTCGGCGCGGCTGCGTGCCTCGCCGACGATCTTGTTGGCCTCGGAACGGGCCTCGGCGATCGCCTGGTCGGCGGTCTGCTGGGCCAGCGAGAGAACACGTGCGGCGCTGTCGCCGCCGGGACCCTGACCGGGGCCGCCCATCATCTGCGGGGGACCGCCCATCGGGCCGCCCATCTGCTGCATCTGACCCTGCATCTGCTGACCGGGCATCTGCTGCATCTGGCCGGGCATACCGCCCTGGCCCATCTGACCCTGCATCGGACCCTGACCCATGGGGCCCTGGCCCATCTGACCCTGCATGGGGTTCTGACCCATCGGGCCCTGACCCATCGGGCCGGGACCCTGCGGACCACCCTGGCCGCCTTGGCCCGGGGGCAACTGCGGCGCACCGCTGGGCAGCTGGGGCGGGCCGCCCATGGGGCCGCCCATCTGCTGCTGCGGCGGGCCCGATATGCCGGCGGGCACCGGGCCGCCGGGACCTCGCATGCCCTGCGGCATACCCTGCTGCGGCATGCCTTGCTGGGGCATGCCCTGTTGCTGCATGCCCTGCTGCTGGTCCTGTTCCGGAGGCTTGCGCATGCCCTGTTGCTGGTTCTGGGCAGCGGCACGCGTGGCAGCGGCCAGCTTGGCGCGCAGATCCTCGTTCTCGCGGAGCAGGCGGGTCAGTTCGGCTTCAACCTCGTCGAGGAAGGCATCGACCTCGTCCTCGTCATAGCCTTCTCGGAGGCGGACGGTCGTGAACTGCTTGTTCCGCACATCCTCGGGGGTCAATGGCATCTCTTCACCTCAACGTAGTCGTCGGCATTCGGCAAGACCGTATCGTTCACACCAACACCGACCTGACGACGGTGATCAGGATGTACACGATGATCATCAGTACGAAGAAGGACAGGTCGAGCGCCACGCCCCCGAGACGCAACGGCGGGATGACCCGCCGCAGAAGCTTGAGCGGTGGATCAGTGACAGTGTAGGTGGCCTCCAGAATGACCACCATCGCCTTGCCGGGCTGCCATGAGCGGGCGAACTGGAAGACGTAGTCCATGACCAACCGGAAGATCAGCACGATGAGGAAGCACATCAGCGCGATGTAGAGAACCTGTCCAACCACGCTCATGATCCGCGCTTCCCTCTCCCCTGTTTCCCGTGCTGCTGGTACTGCTGCTGGTACCGACTTGTTACTGCTGTTCCGGTCGTGCGTCTCAGCTCTGGTTGAAGAACCCGCCCTCTGCGATGCGGGCCTTGTCCTCCGCCGTGACATCGACGTTAGCAGGCGACAACAGGAACACCTTCTGCGTCACCCGCTCGATGCTGCCGTGAAGACCAAACACCAAACCGGCCGCAAAGTCGACAAGTCGCTTCGCATCTGTGTCATCCATCTCAGTGAGATTCATGATCACAGGAGTGCCCTCACGGAAGTGTTCCCCGATGGTACGGGCCTCGTTGTAGGTCCGGGGGTGAAGCGTGGTGATCCGGTAAGGCTCTCGTTCCGACACGACCTTGGGCATGATCACCGGTGCGTTCTTCTCCATGCTTTGACGTTCTTGTGTGATGGACGCCACGGGCGCGATCCGCGCCGGACGCCCGGATTCCGCGCCCAGCGAAGCGGAATGCGGCACCGGATCACGCGGAGCCGACGGCTGTACCACTCGTACCGATTCGTCCCTTTGGGACTGATGAGGCTGGTGAGAACCGTGCGGCTGATGCGAGGGCTCACGCCGCCGCAGGTCACGCTCGGGCTCCGGGTCGAGTTCGGGCTCGAAGTCGTCATCGGGGTCGAATCCCCGGCCGTCGTACCCATCGTCCTCCACGAGGCCGAGGTAGACCGCCATCTTGCGCATCGCGCCGGCCATGCTCTGAGTCCTCCGCTCTGTGGTGGATCGACTGACGAATGCCAAGTGCCCGCGATCCACGAGGTCGTTATTACCGCCTCTCAGCGGTAATGACCATATTTTCTGCTGTGGTCCGACTTCCTGGCGACGTTACCCGAGCCTGGGACGGACTCCGAGTACCGCACTGCCGACGCGTACATGTGTCGCCCCGGCCGCCACGGCCTTTTCGAGGTCCGCACTCATCCCTGCGGACACCATGTTCGCAGCCGGATGCGTGCGGCGCATAGCAGTCGACAAATCCATCAGCCGCTCGAACGCCACAAGTTCACGTCCGGCATACGGTCCGGTCAGTGGCGCGACGGTCATCAGCCCGTCGAGCCTGAGCCCCTCGGCCCCGGCGACCAGGTCGGCCAACTCCTCGATTCCGCCCGGCCCCACGCCCCCGCGCTCCCCGCGCGCGCTCTCCTCCGCGTCCAGCGCGACCTGGATCAGACAGCCCACCTCACGCCCGGCCCGTACGGCCTCCCTGGACAGCCCGGAGACCAGCCGGTCACGGTCGACGGACTGCACGACGTCGGCGTAACCGACCACGGAACGTACCTTGTTGGTCTGCAACTGGCCCACGAAATGCCAGGTGAGCGACAGATCCGAGCACGCCTCGGCCTTGGGCGACGCGTCCTGGTCGCGGTTCTCGGCCACATGACGCACACCGAGCTCCCACAGGATCCGCACATCGCTCGCGGGGTAGGTCTTGGTGACGACGATCAGCGTCACCTCCTCGCGCTTGCGGCCCGCCGCCGAGCAGGCCGTCGCGATACGCTCTTCCACTGCTGCCAGATTTGCGGCGAGTTCGCCCTTACGGTCCGTCATGTCCTATCAGTCCAGCCAGACATAGCCTGCGAGCCGCCCGGTGGTCCGGTCGCGGCGGTACGAGAAGTGGTCGGCGGACTCCCGCGTGCACACCGGCGACTGCTGCCGGTCACGCACCCCGAGCCGCTCCAACTGGGCGTGCACTCCCGCGACCACGTCGACCGCCGGGGTGCCCCAGCCGGTCTCTGCGTACGCGGCGGGTTCGACGGCGGCGACGTCGGCGCGCATCTCCTCCGGTACCTCGTAGCACCGGCCGCAGACCGCGGGGCCGGTGCGGGCGACGATCCGGGCGGGGTCGGCGCCGAGCGATTCCATGGCGTCCACGGCGGCGGGGACGATCCCGGCGACCATGCCGGGCCGGCCCGCGTGGGCCGCGGCGACCACCCCGGCGACCGGGTCGGCCAGCAGGACCGGGACGCAGTCGGCGGTGAGGACGGCGAGGGCGAGGCCGCGGGCGGCGGTCACCAGACCGTCGACGGACGGGATGTCCCGGGTGGTCCACGGCCCGTCGACCTCGGCGACATCGTTGCCGTGCACCTGGTTCATCCAGACCACCCGGCCCGGGTCGAGACCCAGGGACTTGGCGGCCAGTTCACGATTCGTGCGGACGGCTTCCCGGTCGTCGCCGACCGCTCCGCCGAGGTTGAGCTCCTCGTACGGAACGGCGCTCACCCCGCCCCACCGGTCGGTGAAGGCGAAGTGCGCGCCGCTCGCGTCGCTCGTTCCGGAGCGTTGTCCTATCACTTCAGGAAGTCCGGCACGTCCAGTTCCTCGGCCGTGCTGTCCGAGTAGGACCGGGACGGCGGAACCGGCGGCGAGACCGGGATCTCGTTGACCGGCTCCGGGGCGGGTGCCGGGGCCTCCTTCGGCGTGACGCTGCCGAGCGACCCGAAGGACGGACGGCTCTCGGTCCGTACCGGCGTGGGTTCGTCGCGCTTGGCGCCGGCCGAGCCGAGGATGTTGTCGCGCTTGGCCGGGGGCTGGCCCCCGTCGAAGCCGGCCGCGATGACCGTGACCCGGACCTCGTCACCGAGGGCGTCGTCGATGACGGCGCCGAAGATGATGTTGGCCTCGGGGTGCGCGGCCTCGCTGACCAGTTGGGCGGCCTCGTTGATCTCGAAAAGGCCGAGGTCGGAGCCGCCGGAGATGGAGAGCAGGACGCCCCGGGCGCCGTCGATGGAGGCCTCGAGGAGGGGCGAGGAGATCGCCATCTCCGCCGCCGCCACCGCGCGGTCGTCGCCGCGGGCCGAGCCGATGCCCATGAGAGCCGAACCCGCCTCGGACATCACGGACTTGACGTCCGCGAAGTCGAGGTTGATCAGACCGGGGGTGGTGATCAGGTCGGTGATGCCCTGGACACCGGAGAGCAGGACCTGGTCCGCCGACTTGAAGGCGTCGAGGACCGAGACCTGGCGGTCCGAGATGGACAGCAGTCGGTCGTTGGGGATGACGATGAGGGTGTCGACCTCTTCGCGGAGTTCCGCGATTCCGTCCTCGGCCTGATTGGCCCGGCGCCGCCCTTCGAAGGTGAAGGGGCGGGTGACCACGCCGATGGTGAGGGCGCCGAGGTTGCGCGCGATGTTGGCCACGACGGGCGCGCCGCCGGTGCCGGTGCCGCCACCCTCGCCGGCCGTCACGAAGACCATGTCGGCCCCCTTGAGGACCTCCTCGATCTCCTCGCGGTGGTCCTCTGCCGCCTTGCGGCCGACGGCCGGGTTGGCGCCGGCGCCGAGTCCGCGGGTGAGTTCGCGGCCGACGTCGAGCTTGACGTCGGCGTCGCTCATCAACAGCGCCTGAGCATCGGTGTTGATGGCGATGAACTCGACGCCCTTCAGACCGACCTCGATCATCCGGTTGATGGCATTGACACCACCGCCGCCGACACCGATGACTTTGATGACTGCGAGGTAGTTCTGCGGTGCTGCCACGTCGAAGGCCTCTCGCCTCGAGTTACGTGTCGCCGTTCGCGCCCTGCGGCGAACGGACAACTCATGCCGAAGTGGGACGGTCCGAACGCCGACCCGAACCCTAACGTTGAAGTTTAGGGTTACCAGTGTGTCTGTTCCTTGGACTCTTCCGAACAGGACACTAAGTCGACAAGTGGCGCACGTTCAACGAACACGCCGAACCTCCCGTTTTTCTTTTCACCCTATGTGATCAGCCATAGCGATGCCCAACCAGGGTGGTGGCCTGCACGGACGGGCGTCAACTCCCTGATGACGCAGGGGCGGTGGGAACGCTCACGTCGAAGTGCCGCGCACCGGGAGCCGCTTTCATGAGGCCGGTGAGCGCACGGGCTTTCGCGCCGCCCTTCTCGCCGCTCCCCCACGCGACGGTCCGGCCGTCACCCAACTCCAGCGAGACGGAGTCGTACGAGCGCACCTTGACGGTCCGGACGGCCCGCGCGACGGCACTCGGCAGATCGCCCGCCACCCGCACCGCCTCGCGCACCAGCCGGTCACTGCCGAAGCGGCGCAGACTGGCGGTCTGCGAACCGGTCCGGGACAGCGTCAATTCCAATACGGGTACACCCTTTGGCGCATCTGAAACCGTCGCGAATCGCACGCCTTTCGCGTCTACTTCGACATACTTGCCCCCATTCCCGGCGCTTTCGACAATCAGGACCGGGGTGCGTTCGACCACTTTCAGCACGATTCCGTGCGGCCAGGATCGAGTGACCTCAACCGAGTCAATTCGGGGCAATTCACGGAGCAGTCGGGACTCAATGGTGTCGGTGTCGACGGAAACGAGCGGTTTCCCGACCGGCGCGTCGGCGGCTTCACGCACCTGCGCCTGCGTCAGAACACCGGTCCCCGACACCGATACACGCTCCACCCGCGTCCACCCGGAGCCGTACAGGACCCAGAGGACGCCTCCGCCGAGGACGAGCAGGGCGAGGGCCAGGATGACGACCGTACGAAGCCTGCGCGGCCCCAGGCGGCCCAGGAGGCCCGGCCGGCGGGGCGGGCCGGAGGTGTCCTGCTGCCGTTCGCCTCGTTCGGCGGTCGTCGCTCCTCCGGCCACGCCTGCTCCTTTTTTTCCTGGCTCGGTTCGCCTCCAGGGGGTCACCTCGCCGATGCGTTTCCTAGCGGCGCCGCGAGGCGATCGCCTCGTACACCATGCCGACGAGCAGGTCGTCGGCGTCCCGGCGACCGAACTCGCTGGCGGCGCGGGACATCTCGTACAGCCGGTGCGGGTCGGCGAGCACGGGCAGGACGTGGCGCTGGACCCACTCGGGCGTCAGTTCCGCGTCGTCGACCAGGAGTCCGCCGCCTGCCTTGACCACCGGCTGGGCGTTCAGCCGCTGTTCGCCGTTGCCGATGGGCAGCGGGACGTAGGCGGCCGGGAGTCCGACGGCGGAGAGTTCGGCGACGGTCATCGCGCCCGCACGGCAGAGCATCATGTCGGCCGCGGCGTACGCGAGGTCCATCCTGTCCACGTACGGTACCGGGATGTAGGGGGGCATCCCCGGCATCTGGTGTACCTG contains these protein-coding regions:
- a CDS encoding cell division protein FtsQ/DivIB, whose amino-acid sequence is MAGGATTAERGERQQDTSGPPRRPGLLGRLGPRRLRTVVILALALLVLGGGVLWVLYGSGWTRVERVSVSGTGVLTQAQVREAADAPVGKPLVSVDTDTIESRLLRELPRIDSVEVTRSWPHGIVLKVVERTPVLIVESAGNGGKYVEVDAKGVRFATVSDAPKGVPVLELTLSRTGSQTASLRRFGSDRLVREAVRVAGDLPSAVARAVRTVKVRSYDSVSLELGDGRTVAWGSGEKGGAKARALTGLMKAAPGARHFDVSVPTAPASSGS
- a CDS encoding DivIVA domain-containing protein, with the translated sequence MPLTPEDVRNKQFTTVRLREGYDEDEVDAFLDEVEAELTRLLRENEDLRAKLAAATRAAAQNQQQGMRKPPEQDQQQGMQQQGMPQQGMPQQGMPQGMRGPGGPVPAGISGPPQQQMGGPMGGPPQLPSGAPQLPPGQGGQGGPQGPGPMGQGPMGQNPMQGQMGQGPMGQGPMQGQMGQGGMPGQMQQMPGQQMQGQMQQMGGPMGGPPQMMGGPGQGPGGDSAARVLSLAQQTADQAIAEARSEANKIVGEARSRAEGLERDARAKADALERDAQEKHRVAMGSLESARATLERKVEDLRGFEREYRTRLKSYLESQLRQLETQADDSLAPPRTPATASLPPSPAPSMAPAGAGAPSYGGNQGMGGPGPGAQSYGGQQQMSPAMTQPMAPVRPQGPSPMGQAPSPMRGFLIDEDDN
- a CDS encoding YggT family protein, whose product is MSVVGQVLYIALMCFLIVLIFRLVMDYVFQFARSWQPGKAMVVILEATYTVTDPPLKLLRRVIPPLRLGGVALDLSFFVLMIIVYILITVVRSVLV
- the pgeF gene encoding peptidoglycan editing factor PgeF, whose product is MIGQRSGTSDASGAHFAFTDRWGGVSAVPYEELNLGGAVGDDREAVRTNRELAAKSLGLDPGRVVWMNQVHGNDVAEVDGPWTTRDIPSVDGLVTAARGLALAVLTADCVPVLLADPVAGVVAAAHAGRPGMVAGIVPAAVDAMESLGADPARIVARTGPAVCGRCYEVPEEMRADVAAVEPAAYAETGWGTPAVDVVAGVHAQLERLGVRDRQQSPVCTRESADHFSYRRDRTTGRLAGYVWLD
- a CDS encoding cell division protein SepF, translating into MAGAMRKMAVYLGLVEDDGYDGRGFDPDDDFEPELDPEPERDLRRREPSHQPHGSHQPHQSQRDESVRVVQPSAPRDPVPHSASLGAESGRPARIAPVASITQERQSMEKNAPVIMPKVVSEREPYRITTLHPRTYNEARTIGEHFREGTPVIMNLTEMDDTDAKRLVDFAAGLVFGLHGSIERVTQKVFLLSPANVDVTAEDKARIAEGGFFNQS
- the ftsZ gene encoding cell division protein FtsZ, with translation MAAPQNYLAVIKVIGVGGGGVNAINRMIEVGLKGVEFIAINTDAQALLMSDADVKLDVGRELTRGLGAGANPAVGRKAAEDHREEIEEVLKGADMVFVTAGEGGGTGTGGAPVVANIARNLGALTIGVVTRPFTFEGRRRANQAEDGIAELREEVDTLIVIPNDRLLSISDRQVSVLDAFKSADQVLLSGVQGITDLITTPGLINLDFADVKSVMSEAGSALMGIGSARGDDRAVAAAEMAISSPLLEASIDGARGVLLSISGGSDLGLFEINEAAQLVSEAAHPEANIIFGAVIDDALGDEVRVTVIAAGFDGGQPPAKRDNILGSAGAKRDEPTPVRTESRPSFGSLGSVTPKEAPAPAPEPVNEIPVSPPVPPSRSYSDSTAEELDVPDFLK
- a CDS encoding YggS family pyridoxal phosphate-dependent enzyme, with protein sequence MTDRKGELAANLAAVEERIATACSAAGRKREEVTLIVVTKTYPASDVRILWELGVRHVAENRDQDASPKAEACSDLSLTWHFVGQLQTNKVRSVVGYADVVQSVDRDRLVSGLSREAVRAGREVGCLIQVALDAEESARGERGGVGPGGIEELADLVAGAEGLRLDGLMTVAPLTGPYAGRELVAFERLMDLSTAMRRTHPAANMVSAGMSADLEKAVAAGATHVRVGSAVLGVRPRLG
- the ileS gene encoding isoleucine--tRNA ligase; translation: MTTPTYRQVPAQVDLPALEHAVLDFWREQKVFAKSLEQSEGRPEWVFYEGPPTANGMPGAHHIEARVFKDVFPRFRTMRGYHVARKAGWDCHGLPVELAVEKELGFSGKQDIEAYGIAEFNAKCRESVTRHTDAFEALTTRMGYWTDLHDPYRTMDPEYIESVWWSLKTIFDKGLLTQDHRVAPWCPRCGTGLSDHELAQGYETVVDPSVYVRFPLTSGPLAGQAALVVWTTTPWTLVSNTAVAAHPDVTYVVATNGSPDGEKLVVAEPLLTKALGEEWQPTGQTFTGAEMERWSYQRPFELVEFPADVPTHYVVNADYVTTEDGTGLVHQSPAFGEEDLKVCRAYGLPVVNPVRPDGTFEEDVPLVGGVFFKKADEKLTEDLQQRGLLFKHIPYEHSYPHCWRCHTALLYYAQPSWYIRTTAVKDRLLQENEKTNWFPDTVKNGRYGDWLNNNIDWALSRNRYWGTPLPIWRCEEDHLTVVGSRAELTQLTGTDQSDLDPHRPFIDAVTFVCPQGDCGQTATRVPEVIDAWYDSGSMPFAQWGYPYKNKELFESRYPAQFISEAIDQTRGWFYTLMAVGTLVFDKSSYENVVCLGHILAEDGRKMSKHLGNTLDPIPLMDRHGADAVRWFMAAGGSPWAARRVGHGTIQEVVRKTLLTYWNTVAFQALYARTSNWAPSAADPAPADRPVLDRWLLSELHALTDQVTQALESYDTQRAGKLLSAFVDDLSNWYVRRSRRRFWQGDKAALRTLHEVVETVTKLMAPLTPFITERVWQDLVVPVTPGAPESVHLTSWPEADLSAIDPELSKQMVLVRRLVELGRATRAESGVKTRQPLSRALVAAAGFDTLDRELHAQITEELNVSSLASLSEVGGSLVDTTAKANFRALGKRFGKRVQDVAKAVANADAASLSLALRAGTASVEVDGETVTLAPDEVIITETPREGWSVASDSGATVALDLEITEELRQAGLARDAIRLIQEARKNSGLDVADRIALRWTSTDPAVTAALTEHSGLIADEVLATDFAGSEADDTYGDPFTDEGLSLTFRLRKA